The following coding sequences lie in one Rutidosis leptorrhynchoides isolate AG116_Rl617_1_P2 chromosome 4, CSIRO_AGI_Rlap_v1, whole genome shotgun sequence genomic window:
- the LOC139840429 gene encoding pelargonidin 3-O-(6-caffeoylglucoside) 5-O-(6-O-malonylglucoside) 4'''-malonyltransferase-like — translation MTKIEKQSNTFIKPIIPTPPTHHHYKLGSLDELAPFWNVSVVLFFSQVNDQDQKFVVGLETSLEKTLTLLYPLAGRYVDETQIIDCNDEGVEFIHAKVNIKLQEILGSEMDPKLVDEFISFNTLAAHKLTSPLLSIQVTKFECGGVAIGVNATHKIVDASTLCTFLNVWAVINRENNEIEFSGPGFNSSSLFPARGIRRRTQPTISDDMLRKCTRKKYLFSESDISNIRANTTIASLSKVQLVMAILSKAFIDVDRAINKYSRECIIVHPMNIREKMASLIPSNSCGNLVAFCATKTDIYETTIELADVISESFKKSVNNLSKVHHDTEEGKCMVLDSMCQKVPESTHMIGISSWCKFPFYEVNFGFGKPIWAAPGTIPQKNSANLMDDARGNGIEAHVFLEVNYIPIFEESLKANVYRV, via the coding sequence ATGACGAAGATTGAAAAACAATCAAACACATTTATAAAACCTATAATTCCAACCCCTCCAACCCATCATCACTATAAGTTAGGCAGCCTCGACGAGCTAGCTCCTTTTTGGAATGTATCCGTCGTTCTTTTCTTCTCCCAAGTTAATGATCAGGATCAAAAGTTTGTAGTTGGGCTAGAAACATCCCTTGAAAAAACGTTAACACTATTATATCCTCTTGCCGGTAGATATGTTGATGAAACTCAAATCATCGACTGTAATGATGAAGGGGTTGAGTTTATACACGCGAAAGTCAACATCAAACTTCAAGAAATTCTTGGATCAGAAATGGATCCTAAATTGGTTGATGAATTCATTTCATTCAATACTCTTGCGGCTCATAAGTTGACTAGCCCTTTACTTTCAATACAAGTTACTAAATTCGAGTGTGGAGGAGTAGCAATTGGTGTAAACGCTACACACAAGATTGTTGACGCGTCAACTTTGTGTACATTCTTAAATGTTTGGGCTGTTATAAACCGAGAAAATAATGAGATTGAATTCTCAGGGCCTGGTTTCAACTCATCGTCACTTTTTCCGGCTCGTGGTATACGCCGTAGAACTCAACCAACTATCAGCGATGATATGTTAAGAAAGTGTACAAGGAAGAAATATTTGTTCAGTGAGAGTGACATATCAAATATTAGAGCAAACACTACAATCGCAAGTTTGTCAAAGGTACAGTTGGTGATGGCCATCCTTTCGAAGGCTTTCATTGATGTGGATCGCGCGATAAACAAATATTCAAGAGAGTGTATAATAGTACATCCAATGAATATAAGGGAAAAAATGGCATCCTTAATTCCTTCGAACTCTTGCGGGAATCTTGTGGCGTTTTGTGCCACGAAAACTGATATTTATGAAACTACCATAGAGTTGGCAGATGTTATAAGTGAGTCATTCAAGAAAAGTGTAAACAACTTGTCAAAAGTACACCATGATACAGAAGAAGGAAAATGCATGGTTTTGGATTCCATGTGTCAGAAAGTTCCTGAATCCACTCATATGATTGGAATTTCTAGTTGGTGCAAGTTCCCTTTTTATGAAGTTAATTTTGGCTTTGGAAAGCCAATTTGGGCTGCACCTGGAACCATACCTCAGAAAAATTCGGCAAATTTGATGGACGATGCACGAGGTAATGGAATCGAAGCACATGTCTTTTTGGAAGTTAACTACATCCCTATATTTGAAGAAAGTTTGAAGGCCAATGTTTACCGTGTTTAA